The following proteins are encoded in a genomic region of Ostrea edulis chromosome 7, xbOstEdul1.1, whole genome shotgun sequence:
- the LOC125656134 gene encoding uncharacterized protein LOC125656134 isoform X1 has protein sequence MEITGWIACSFFALLNFAEVFGNTETYEFGEKCSVFWKYLDENDRIYVDYNGKHVASYCNDYSFKGKGDEILDEYEVCITPVNFTDPDCAVRLDYKTSYAGSTLQSVTCTENNNKKYCGPQDETLFIFFKQRNKKDTSNAKFKLLITTKKVFDYGVFVGSIVGGVIGGIVLISMLTGLVCWCVCKRKPTQGQVLNPSQGNQTSVVNQPLYSQAAYSQPAYPQAAYSQPAYPQAAYSAQPAGNNVTLYPTANYATQYSTGYNTQPPPSYSTVT, from the exons ATGAATTTGGAGAGAAATGCTCGGTTTTCTGGAAATACTTGGATGAGAATGATCGGATTTACGTTGACTACAACGGAAAACACGTTGCAAGTTACTGTAATGACTATTCCTTCAAAGGAAAGGGAGATGAAATATTAGATGAATATGAAGTCTGCATTACTCCTGTTAATTTTACTGATCCAGACTGTGCCGTACGATTAGATTATAAAACTTCATATGCCGGAAGCACATTACAG AGTGTAACATGTACAGAAAATAACAACAAGAAATACTGTGGCCCCCAGGACGAAACTCTCTTCATATTTTTTAAGCAACGTAACAAAAAGGACACATCAAATGCCAAATTTAAGCTACTTATCACAACCAAAAAAGTATTTGATT ATGGCGTCTTCGTTGGCTCTATCGTCGGTGGAGTAATCGGTGGTATTGTTTTGATCTCTATGCTGACTGGACTTGTTTGTTGGTGTGTGTGTAAGAGAAAGCCCACACAAGGACAGGTGTTAAACCCAAGTCAGGGAAATCAAA CTTCAGTGGTCAACCAACCATTGTATTCACAAGCAGCGTATTCACAACCAGCTTATCCACAAGCAGCGTACTCACAACCAGCTTATCCACAAGCAGCGTATTCAGCACAACCGGCGGGTAACAATGTAACCCTCTATCCGACAGCAAACTACGCAACACAATATTCAACAGGGTATAATACACAACCTCCACCTAGCTATAGTACTGTGACGTGA
- the LOC125656134 gene encoding uncharacterized protein LOC125656134 isoform X2 — protein sequence MEITGWIACSFFALLNFAEVFGNTETYEFGEKCSVFWKYLDENDRIYVDYNGKHVASYCNDYSFKGKGDEILDEYEVCITPVNFTDPDCAVRLDYKTSYAGSTLQSVTCTENNNKKYCGPQDETLFIFFKQRNKKDTSNAKFKLLITTKKVFDYGVFVGSIVGGVIGGIVLISMLTGLVCWCVCKRKPTQGQVLNPSQGNQTSVVNQPLYSQAAYSQPAYPQAAYSQPAYPQAAYSAQPAGNNVTLYPTANYATQYSTGCLHWL from the exons ATGAATTTGGAGAGAAATGCTCGGTTTTCTGGAAATACTTGGATGAGAATGATCGGATTTACGTTGACTACAACGGAAAACACGTTGCAAGTTACTGTAATGACTATTCCTTCAAAGGAAAGGGAGATGAAATATTAGATGAATATGAAGTCTGCATTACTCCTGTTAATTTTACTGATCCAGACTGTGCCGTACGATTAGATTATAAAACTTCATATGCCGGAAGCACATTACAG AGTGTAACATGTACAGAAAATAACAACAAGAAATACTGTGGCCCCCAGGACGAAACTCTCTTCATATTTTTTAAGCAACGTAACAAAAAGGACACATCAAATGCCAAATTTAAGCTACTTATCACAACCAAAAAAGTATTTGATT ATGGCGTCTTCGTTGGCTCTATCGTCGGTGGAGTAATCGGTGGTATTGTTTTGATCTCTATGCTGACTGGACTTGTTTGTTGGTGTGTGTGTAAGAGAAAGCCCACACAAGGACAGGTGTTAAACCCAAGTCAGGGAAATCAAA CTTCAGTGGTCAACCAACCATTGTATTCACAAGCAGCGTATTCACAACCAGCTTATCCACAAGCAGCGTACTCACAACCAGCTTATCCACAAGCAGCGTATTCAGCACAACCGGCGGGTAACAATGTAACCCTCTATCCGACAGCAAACTACGCAACACAATATTCAACAGG ATGTCTGCACTGGCTATAA